The following coding sequences lie in one Arachis ipaensis cultivar K30076 chromosome B05, Araip1.1, whole genome shotgun sequence genomic window:
- the LOC107643629 gene encoding probable ATP-dependent RNA helicase DDX6 isoform X5, producing the protein MAQSVVEQLVVSQVLVSDIKIGYKIVNTQVLAFNGKPVKNLKGLATMVENCDDESLKFDLEYQQADKLLSLEFQPSIVFINFDFPKNSKTYLHKVGRSGRFGHLGLAVTLITYWDRFNLIEQEFGIEIKQIPPHIDQIIREVYCGAFHLVPLSEEGLV; encoded by the exons ATGGCACAATCTGTTGTTGAGCAACTTGTTGTTTCTCAG GTTCTCGTGTCTGACATTAAGATTGGATATAAGATAGTTAACACTCAG GTTCTTGCTTTCAATGGTAAGCCTGTGAAGAATTTGAAGGGCTTGGCCACCATGGTTGAGAACTGTGATGATGAGTCTCTAAAGTTTGATCTGGAATACCAACAG GCTGATAAGCTTTTGTCCCTAGAATTCCAACCTTCtatagtttttattaattttgattttccCAAGAATTCAAAAACTTATCTCCACAAG GTCGGTCGCTCAGGGAGGTTTGGGCATCTTGGTTTAGCAGTTACCTTGATCACTTATTGGGACCGCTTTAATTT GATTGAACAAGAATTTGGAATTGAAATAAAGCAAATTCCACCACACATTGACCAG ATTATTCGTGAAGTGTATTGTGGAGCTTTCCATTTGGTTCCTTTATCCGAGGAAGGCCTGGTATAA
- the LOC107643629 gene encoding probable ATP-dependent RNA helicase DDX6 isoform X3 produces the protein MIQYGKDYEFDAPVKLLEKHLHAMAQSVVEQLVVLAFNGKPVKNLKGLATMVENCDDESLKFDLEYQQADKLLSLEFQPSIVFINFDFPKNSKTYLHKVGRSGRFGHLGLAVTLITYWDRFNLIEQEFGIEIKQIPPHIDQIIREVYCGAFHLVPLSEEGLV, from the exons ATGATCCAGTATGGTAAAGATTATGAGTTTGATGCTCCAGTGAAGCTCCTAGAGAAACATCTACATGCTATGGCACAATCTGTTGTTGAGCAACTTGTT GTTCTTGCTTTCAATGGTAAGCCTGTGAAGAATTTGAAGGGCTTGGCCACCATGGTTGAGAACTGTGATGATGAGTCTCTAAAGTTTGATCTGGAATACCAACAG GCTGATAAGCTTTTGTCCCTAGAATTCCAACCTTCtatagtttttattaattttgattttccCAAGAATTCAAAAACTTATCTCCACAAG GTCGGTCGCTCAGGGAGGTTTGGGCATCTTGGTTTAGCAGTTACCTTGATCACTTATTGGGACCGCTTTAATTT GATTGAACAAGAATTTGGAATTGAAATAAAGCAAATTCCACCACACATTGACCAG ATTATTCGTGAAGTGTATTGTGGAGCTTTCCATTTGGTTCCTTTATCCGAGGAAGGCCTGGTATAA
- the LOC107643629 gene encoding protease Do-like 10, mitochondrial isoform X1 codes for MIQYGKDYEFDAPVKLLEKHLHAMAQSVVEQLVVSQVLVSDIKIGYKIVNTQVLAFNGKPVKNLKGLATMVENCDDESLKFDLEYQQADKLLSLEFQPSIVFINFDFPKNSKTYLHKVGRSGRFGHLGLAVTLITYWDRFNLIEQEFGIEIKQIPPHIDQIIREVYCGAFHLVPLSEEGLV; via the exons ATGATCCAGTATGGTAAAGATTATGAGTTTGATGCTCCAGTGAAGCTCCTAGAGAAACATCTACATGCTATGGCACAATCTGTTGTTGAGCAACTTGTTGTTTCTCAG GTTCTCGTGTCTGACATTAAGATTGGATATAAGATAGTTAACACTCAG GTTCTTGCTTTCAATGGTAAGCCTGTGAAGAATTTGAAGGGCTTGGCCACCATGGTTGAGAACTGTGATGATGAGTCTCTAAAGTTTGATCTGGAATACCAACAG GCTGATAAGCTTTTGTCCCTAGAATTCCAACCTTCtatagtttttattaattttgattttccCAAGAATTCAAAAACTTATCTCCACAAG GTCGGTCGCTCAGGGAGGTTTGGGCATCTTGGTTTAGCAGTTACCTTGATCACTTATTGGGACCGCTTTAATTT GATTGAACAAGAATTTGGAATTGAAATAAAGCAAATTCCACCACACATTGACCAG ATTATTCGTGAAGTGTATTGTGGAGCTTTCCATTTGGTTCCTTTATCCGAGGAAGGCCTGGTATAA
- the LOC107643629 gene encoding protease Do-like 9 isoform X4 codes for MIQYGKDYEFDAPVKLLEKHLHAMAQSVVEQLVVSQVLVSDIKIGYKIVNTQVLAFNGKPVKNLKGLATMVENCDDESLKFDLEYQQADKLLSLEFQPSIVFINFDFPKNSKTYLHKVGRSGRFGHLGLAVTLITYWDRFNLIEQEFGIEIKQIPPHIDQ; via the exons ATGATCCAGTATGGTAAAGATTATGAGTTTGATGCTCCAGTGAAGCTCCTAGAGAAACATCTACATGCTATGGCACAATCTGTTGTTGAGCAACTTGTTGTTTCTCAG GTTCTCGTGTCTGACATTAAGATTGGATATAAGATAGTTAACACTCAG GTTCTTGCTTTCAATGGTAAGCCTGTGAAGAATTTGAAGGGCTTGGCCACCATGGTTGAGAACTGTGATGATGAGTCTCTAAAGTTTGATCTGGAATACCAACAG GCTGATAAGCTTTTGTCCCTAGAATTCCAACCTTCtatagtttttattaattttgattttccCAAGAATTCAAAAACTTATCTCCACAAG GTCGGTCGCTCAGGGAGGTTTGGGCATCTTGGTTTAGCAGTTACCTTGATCACTTATTGGGACCGCTTTAATTT GATTGAACAAGAATTTGGAATTGAAATAAAGCAAATTCCACCACACATTGACCAG TAA
- the LOC107643629 gene encoding protease Do-like 9 isoform X6, which yields MIQYGKDYEFDAPVKLLEKHLHAMAQSVVEQLVVSQVLVSDIKIGYKIVNTQVLAFNGKPVKNLKGLATMVENCDDESLKFDLEYQQADKLLSLEFQPSIVFINFDFPKNSKTYLHKVGRSGRFGHLGLAVTLITYWDRFNLYFANICVCW from the exons ATGATCCAGTATGGTAAAGATTATGAGTTTGATGCTCCAGTGAAGCTCCTAGAGAAACATCTACATGCTATGGCACAATCTGTTGTTGAGCAACTTGTTGTTTCTCAG GTTCTCGTGTCTGACATTAAGATTGGATATAAGATAGTTAACACTCAG GTTCTTGCTTTCAATGGTAAGCCTGTGAAGAATTTGAAGGGCTTGGCCACCATGGTTGAGAACTGTGATGATGAGTCTCTAAAGTTTGATCTGGAATACCAACAG GCTGATAAGCTTTTGTCCCTAGAATTCCAACCTTCtatagtttttattaattttgattttccCAAGAATTCAAAAACTTATCTCCACAAG GTCGGTCGCTCAGGGAGGTTTGGGCATCTTGGTTTAGCAGTTACCTTGATCACTTATTGGGACCGCTTTAATTT ATATTTTGCTAACATTTGTGTTTGTTGGTAA
- the LOC107643629 gene encoding protease Do-like 9 isoform X2: MIQYGKDYEFDAPVKLLEKHLHAMAQSVVEQLVVSQVLVSDIKIGYKIVNTQVLAFNGKPVKNLKGLATMVENCDDESLKFDLEYQQADKLLSLEFQPSIVFINFDFPKNSKTYLHKVGRSGRFGHLGLAVTLITYWDRFNLIEQEFGIEIKQIPPHIDQIFC; the protein is encoded by the exons ATGATCCAGTATGGTAAAGATTATGAGTTTGATGCTCCAGTGAAGCTCCTAGAGAAACATCTACATGCTATGGCACAATCTGTTGTTGAGCAACTTGTTGTTTCTCAG GTTCTCGTGTCTGACATTAAGATTGGATATAAGATAGTTAACACTCAG GTTCTTGCTTTCAATGGTAAGCCTGTGAAGAATTTGAAGGGCTTGGCCACCATGGTTGAGAACTGTGATGATGAGTCTCTAAAGTTTGATCTGGAATACCAACAG GCTGATAAGCTTTTGTCCCTAGAATTCCAACCTTCtatagtttttattaattttgattttccCAAGAATTCAAAAACTTATCTCCACAAG GTCGGTCGCTCAGGGAGGTTTGGGCATCTTGGTTTAGCAGTTACCTTGATCACTTATTGGGACCGCTTTAATTT GATTGAACAAGAATTTGGAATTGAAATAAAGCAAATTCCACCACACATTGACCAG ATATTTTGCTAA
- the LOC107643629 gene encoding protease Do-like 9 isoform X7, with amino-acid sequence MIQYGKDYEFDAPVKLLEKHLHAMAQSVVEQLVVSQVLVSDIKIGYKIVNTQVLAFNGKPVKNLKGLATMVENCDDESLKFDLEYQQADKLLSLEFQPSIVFINFDFPKNSKTYLHKIIYGYTGRSLREVWASWFSSYLDHLLGPL; translated from the exons ATGATCCAGTATGGTAAAGATTATGAGTTTGATGCTCCAGTGAAGCTCCTAGAGAAACATCTACATGCTATGGCACAATCTGTTGTTGAGCAACTTGTTGTTTCTCAG GTTCTCGTGTCTGACATTAAGATTGGATATAAGATAGTTAACACTCAG GTTCTTGCTTTCAATGGTAAGCCTGTGAAGAATTTGAAGGGCTTGGCCACCATGGTTGAGAACTGTGATGATGAGTCTCTAAAGTTTGATCTGGAATACCAACAG GCTGATAAGCTTTTGTCCCTAGAATTCCAACCTTCtatagtttttattaattttgattttccCAAGAATTCAAAAACTTATCTCCACAAG ATCATATACGGATATACAGGTCGGTCGCTCAGGGAGGTTTGGGCATCTTGGTTTAGCAGTTACCTTGATCACTTATTGGGACCGCTTTAA